The Bacillota bacterium genome includes a region encoding these proteins:
- a CDS encoding TrkA family potassium uptake protein, with protein MNVIIIGGGQVGAYVAGLLLKNNCTVKVIENRESVFEKIKNELPPEVLVFGNGTDPSILESCGITEADVVAAVTGADEANLVASTIAKFEFNVPRVIARVNNPQNSWLFNAGMGVDVGLNQADLMAHIVVEEMNLKNVLTLMKMSRGNYSIVQVKVDSQSATVNKAVKNLDIPADTVLIAVYHDNGVVIPHGDTIINAGDEIIAFTDGESQEKLNTLFGAK; from the coding sequence ATGAATGTTATTATTATAGGCGGAGGTCAAGTCGGAGCTTATGTTGCCGGTTTGCTTTTAAAAAATAACTGCACTGTTAAAGTGATAGAAAACCGCGAAAGTGTTTTTGAAAAAATCAAAAATGAATTGCCGCCTGAAGTGCTAGTTTTCGGGAACGGGACAGACCCGAGCATACTTGAGTCATGCGGGATAACGGAAGCCGACGTGGTTGCCGCAGTTACGGGTGCTGACGAGGCAAACCTTGTTGCCTCAACTATCGCAAAATTTGAGTTTAACGTTCCGCGTGTGATCGCCCGCGTGAACAATCCGCAAAACTCATGGCTGTTCAATGCCGGTATGGGTGTTGACGTGGGACTTAATCAGGCTGACCTGATGGCTCATATCGTCGTCGAAGAGATGAATCTAAAAAATGTTCTGACCCTGATGAAGATGAGCCGAGGAAATTATTCAATCGTACAGGTCAAAGTCGACAGTCAGTCGGCAACAGTGAACAAGGCGGTCAAAAATTTGGATATACCGGCGGATACTGTGCTTATTGCTGTATATCACGATAATGGAGTCGTGATTCCTCACGGTGATACGATAATAAATGCAGGCGATGAGATAATC
- a CDS encoding NAD-binding protein, which produces MKVIIVGCGKLGSGLALNLLKKGHNVTVIDNDPEAFQLLGKDFKGETIVGVGFDRGILEKAQIKMADAIVACSKSDEANALIGRISRNIYKVPRVISRLYDPRKAEVYRSLGIQTISTTTWGVLRTTEMLSYNQLDSVLTIGDSNVELVRIDTPTLLVGRTVNELTVVGEIHVVAISRDNKTFLPTMGTALQKHDVIYIAALSSSTKRLKSLLGLY; this is translated from the coding sequence ATGAAAGTCATTATAGTCGGATGCGGCAAGCTGGGTTCGGGACTCGCTTTGAACCTTTTGAAAAAAGGACATAATGTAACGGTTATTGACAATGATCCCGAAGCTTTCCAGCTTCTCGGCAAAGACTTCAAGGGAGAAACCATTGTTGGCGTCGGCTTTGACCGTGGTATTCTTGAAAAAGCGCAGATAAAAATGGCTGACGCAATCGTCGCTTGCAGCAAAAGCGATGAGGCAAATGCTTTGATCGGGCGGATTTCCCGTAATATCTATAAAGTCCCGCGTGTTATTTCGAGACTGTACGACCCGAGAAAGGCAGAGGTCTACCGCTCGCTTGGCATTCAGACTATATCTACCACTACCTGGGGCGTTCTGCGCACAACTGAAATGCTTAGCTATAACCAGCTTGACAGCGTTCTCACTATCGGCGACAGCAATGTCGAGCTTGTAAGAATTGATACGCCCACACTTCTTGTCGGAAGAACCGTCAACGAGCTTACTGTTGTTGGCGAAATACATGTTGTCGCCATCAGCCGTGACAATAAAACTTTCCTTCCCACAATGGGTACGGCTTTGCAAAAGCATGATGTTATTTATATTGCAGCTTTGTCATCGTCTACAAAAAGGCTGAAATCTTTACTGGGTCTTTATTAG
- a CDS encoding cation-transporting P-type ATPase: MEEKTNVNESIYKQTYDEALAALGTRRDGLTASEAEENQHKFGKNVISEKKGKPIWLVFLSNFISLMAILLWIGGIIAIIADMPELGIAIWLVNVINGVFSFWQEYRAGKATEALKSMLPSYARVVRGGQEQQILAEDLVPGDIMLLQEGDKISADARLLESSDFQVNQSTLTGESNPVRKTHEPVLREDLSRFEVPNLIFTGTSVASGTAKAVVTTIGMQTEFGKIANLTQSMKEEQSPLQKELDKLTKQISIISLSIGIIFFIAAIFFVKEPVAQSFVYALGMIVAFIPEGLLPTVTLSLAMAVQRMVKEHALVKRLSAVETLGCTTVICSDKTGTLTQNEMTVNNLWLPGRELKVTGLGYAPVGKVVDGEKEINAKTDSELNLLLTAAGLCSNARVVPPEEESGRYTVLGDPTEACLGVVAKKAGIDIEKQASLTPRIRELPFDSRRKRMTTVHQLDNPINGCNRIAYIKGAPREVLDLCTSIYLNGKQEKITDDQRSEIVGANDKYARNGLRVLAVAYRLISRESNLPAALSAYTPELVEQDLTFVGLVVMADPPRPEVADAVALCHKANIRIIMITGDYGLTAESIAKRIGIVQGEHPRILSGVDLENISDDELKEALKDEIIFARVAPEQKYRVVCCLQEMGHIVAVTGDGVNDSPALKKADIGVAMGISGTDVAKEAADMILTDDNFASIVRAIEEGRAVYSNIRRFLLYILNSNTPEAVPSAAFLFSRGGIPLPLSVMQILAVDLGTDMMPALGLGCELPEKGVMDQPPRSRKDTLLHKNLIIKAFLWYGLIESVISMGAYFFVNYLHGWPSVPLASTGFVYRQATTLTLASIVFCQIGIVLNCRTNVQSLFKVGIFSNRKIVFGIIFEIFLLSALIYVPFLQGIFNTAPIGLKEWLFLIILPIPLVLIEELRKLIFRKYSKRR, translated from the coding sequence ATGGAAGAAAAGACGAATGTTAATGAAAGCATCTACAAGCAAACATATGATGAAGCTCTTGCTGCTCTGGGGACAAGAAGAGACGGGCTGACAGCCTCAGAAGCGGAGGAAAACCAGCATAAGTTTGGCAAGAATGTGATAAGCGAGAAAAAAGGAAAACCGATCTGGTTGGTGTTTTTGTCTAATTTCATAAGTCTTATGGCGATCCTCTTATGGATCGGCGGCATTATCGCAATAATTGCCGACATGCCCGAACTTGGAATCGCTATTTGGCTTGTAAACGTCATCAACGGCGTTTTCAGCTTTTGGCAGGAGTATAGAGCCGGAAAGGCGACTGAAGCGCTTAAAAGTATGCTGCCCTCCTATGCAAGGGTCGTTAGAGGCGGGCAGGAACAGCAGATACTGGCTGAAGACCTTGTGCCCGGGGACATAATGTTGCTGCAGGAGGGCGACAAGATATCCGCAGACGCGCGCCTTTTAGAAAGCAGCGATTTTCAGGTGAATCAATCGACACTTACAGGCGAATCGAACCCTGTCCGTAAAACGCATGAGCCTGTTCTTCGCGAAGATCTCTCAAGGTTTGAAGTTCCAAACCTTATTTTCACGGGCACCAGTGTTGCAAGCGGCACAGCTAAAGCTGTTGTAACGACCATCGGAATGCAGACTGAATTCGGCAAGATCGCCAATCTGACACAGTCTATGAAAGAGGAACAAAGCCCTCTTCAAAAAGAGCTTGATAAACTGACAAAACAGATTTCAATTATCTCGTTAAGCATAGGAATTATATTTTTCATTGCCGCAATATTTTTCGTAAAAGAACCGGTTGCCCAGTCATTCGTTTATGCACTTGGCATGATTGTGGCATTTATTCCTGAAGGCCTTCTTCCGACGGTTACGCTGTCACTTGCTATGGCTGTACAGCGGATGGTCAAGGAACACGCCCTTGTAAAGAGGCTGTCTGCTGTTGAAACGCTGGGGTGCACCACTGTTATCTGCTCTGATAAGACCGGAACGCTTACACAAAACGAGATGACTGTAAACAATCTGTGGCTGCCTGGCAGAGAATTAAAGGTAACAGGGCTTGGCTATGCCCCTGTCGGCAAGGTCGTGGACGGAGAAAAGGAAATCAATGCGAAGACCGATAGTGAACTGAATCTGCTTCTTACAGCGGCAGGACTTTGCAGCAATGCTCGTGTCGTCCCCCCGGAAGAAGAATCGGGCAGATATACTGTTTTAGGTGATCCGACGGAAGCTTGCCTCGGTGTCGTTGCAAAAAAAGCCGGTATAGATATTGAAAAACAGGCGTCGCTTACGCCAAGGATAAGAGAACTGCCCTTTGATTCGAGACGTAAAAGGATGACAACGGTTCACCAGCTGGATAACCCCATAAACGGCTGCAACCGCATTGCATATATCAAGGGTGCGCCGAGAGAAGTTTTGGATCTTTGTACAAGCATATATTTAAACGGCAAGCAGGAAAAAATCACTGATGATCAGCGCAGTGAGATAGTTGGAGCAAATGATAAATATGCAAGAAACGGCTTAAGGGTTCTTGCTGTCGCATATAGATTAATATCAAGGGAAAGCAATCTTCCGGCGGCGCTTAGCGCATATACGCCAGAACTTGTTGAGCAGGATCTGACTTTTGTAGGGCTTGTAGTTATGGCCGATCCGCCAAGACCGGAGGTTGCCGACGCAGTTGCACTTTGCCACAAGGCTAATATCAGAATCATAATGATAACCGGCGACTATGGACTTACCGCTGAGAGCATAGCAAAGCGCATAGGGATCGTTCAGGGCGAGCATCCGCGCATATTATCAGGCGTTGACCTTGAAAATATTTCGGATGATGAGCTGAAAGAGGCCCTTAAAGATGAGATCATATTCGCAAGAGTTGCGCCGGAGCAGAAATACAGAGTCGTCTGCTGTCTGCAGGAAATGGGACACATTGTTGCAGTGACGGGTGATGGAGTCAACGACTCGCCGGCACTTAAAAAGGCTGATATTGGCGTTGCAATGGGCATTTCGGGAACTGACGTTGCAAAGGAAGCCGCGGATATGATTTTGACGGACGACAATTTCGCCTCAATCGTAAGGGCAATCGAGGAAGGCCGCGCGGTTTACAGCAATATCAGAAGATTCTTGCTTTATATCCTAAACAGCAACACGCCGGAGGCTGTGCCTTCAGCGGCATTCCTGTTCTCAAGGGGCGGAATCCCGCTGCCGCTGTCCGTAATGCAGATACTTGCTGTCGATCTTGGAACAGATATGATGCCGGCGCTTGGTCTTGGATGTGAGCTTCCTGAAAAAGGTGTTATGGATCAGCCGCCGAGGTCAAGAAAGGACACTTTACTTCATAAAAACCTTATTATAAAAGCATTTTTATGGTATGGACTAATTGAATCGGTCATTTCAATGGGCGCATATTTCTTTGTGAATTATCTGCATGGCTGGCCGAGTGTGCCGCTTGCCTCAACTGGGTTTGTTTACAGACAGGCGACGACTTTGACTCTTGCCTCCATCGTATTCTGCCAGATAGGTATCGTGCTGAACTGCCGAACTAATGTTCAATCATTATTTAAAGTCGGGATATTCAGCAACAGAAAAATCGTTTTCGGCATCATATTTGAGATATTTTTGCTTAGCGCACTTATATATGTACCGTTCCTTCAGGGAATATTCAACACGGCGCCGATCGGTCTTAAAGAATGGTTGTTCCTAATTATTCTGCCGATTCCGCTCGTTCTTATAGAAGAACTCAGAAAACTTATTTTCCGGAAATACAGTAAAAGAAGGTAG